A segment of the Lolium perenne isolate Kyuss_39 chromosome 3, Kyuss_2.0, whole genome shotgun sequence genome:
TTTGATATATTGGTATTACCACTGGTTCCCACTTTTTGTTCCATTTCCAGAATCGCCATGGACCAGTATATTTGACCACCTATCTATATATAAGAATATGTCACAGTTTACTGGTCTTTTGCCATGCATGTTCTAGGTGATATTGTGGAAAGTACAGTGGGTGCCATTctcttagggtgtgtttggtaggtcggTCCACTCGAGAATGTCTTTCCCAGCCCAGACATGCTCACCTTATACAAGCTAGGCTCAGATTTGACCATCTGTTTGGTGGGTCGGGTGTGTTCAGCCAAGTTGAATCAAGATGTTGTTTGGTGCTCAGCCATGTGTTAGGACATGCTGGACACAGATTCAGAAATATAAAATTACAAGGAGGTCCAATTTTTACACAAAACACCctgaaggaaaaaaaaggaaaagcaatcgggtcctcaGATCCCGACCACCATCGAGGAGGCGCTGTGGGTGGCCGCCGGCCGGCGTGACGAGGCGCCCTTGATGACGTCCGTGGTGTCGTGAGGAGGGGCGGTGGCTGGCGACCTTGGCGGCGGAGTTTCGAGCAGTGGCGTGAGGCACTGCAGGTCGTCCGTGGCGGCGCATGCGGTCGTCCATGGCGGCGCGGGCGGTCGTCCATGGCGGCGCAGGCGGTCGTCCGTGGCGGCGCTGGAGGTCCTCTGTGGCGGGGACGGGCAGACGAGGCCCGCTAGAGCGCCGACGGACAGAGCTCGAGCACGGGGCGGGGTAGACGAGGCCTGCCATGTTGCCGCCGAACGGAGCTCGGGCGCGGGGACGAGGCCTGCCAGGGCGGCGCCGGACGGAGCTCGGGCGCGGGGATGAGGCCTGCCAGGGCGGCGCCGGACGGAGCTCGGGCGCGGGGACGAGGCCTGCCAGGGCGGCGCCAAACGGAGCTCGGGCGGGATGAGGGGAAATGAGGAGAGGGGTGGGGGTCTGGGGGTAGAGGCGCGCGTGGGGATGTGCTACAGTGTTCTGCGGGGCGAACTCAGCCTGGCTGACCTGagaagctcgatttgagcttctcAACCCGGCCTGGCTGAGAGCCCTTATTTGCACGAGGTCAGCACTGCCCACTTGAGCCGACCCGATCTACCAAACAAGTAAAACTGAAAAAATCTGTGTTGGGATGAGAATTTCTGTGTCCACccgacctaccaaacacacccttagatGCCCAATATCATTTGGATGTAGTCTGGATGTTTCCAAGACTCTTATTTCTGTCATTTTCCTACTGTGGTTTCTGATCCTCCTAGTGTTGGGCTAAGAGAGTGGTTCAATCTTCCGAACTCATTCCTCACGAACTCCAAGATTAATCTTGATTGATGAGTGAACTGTATGTTTGAGATGAGTCTGGATTAGATTCTATGGATCCATATTTGCATCAAATGTGTCTGGATGTTTAAGTTGGTTCAATTATTTTGAAACACTCAGTTTCTTTTTGAGCAATTAGATTTTTAAATGGGTAGTGTTTTTTGGcactgagtttgaatttgatctcTTATTGGAAGGTTTCTATCTCTTATGATTATTTTTATCATGTTTCACTATTAATAAACGCTTTCAAGCTATGACCTGTTTATTAACTGTGTGGAAGCTTGTGCAGTTGAGTACTCGCCATTTTTCGGGATTAAGGGGTTATTCTGCAGGAGGTGCGGGTGTTATCTCGAAATGCTCGAGTCAAAATTCCTCTTATGTATATTCTCGAAAATTTTGTCTTATCTCTATATGTCTGTATCCTTTAATTCTTCAATTCATGAATTGCATAGCAGGGGAATAACGAATGAGCTTTTAGGGGAGCACCATGGTGAGGAGGCTGCACTGCTGCAGTACTCGTTGTCTGCAGCGATGGACAGGTACGCAATGCAGACGCTGATTCCTATTACCTATTTTATTGTCCAGTCCTGTTCTATGCACTAGCACTATGGTTACATCCGGCACCTCTGTTGTGACATGGTGCCACCCCATCGACATTGGCCACTGTATTTTTCACTTTTTACTACCTCAATGTTCCCTTGTGCATGGGTCACCTCTACCAATTCTGCAATCTTTGTTGCCCCATTTGCAACGTAGGAGCACCCAATCTGCTTCCTGACTCTATTTGGTATGTCCATGCTATATTTTATTATACTTCATCGATACCTCTTAATACGTTTGTATAAATATCTTATCTCCGGCCATATACTGATCCTTCACATAAAGGTAATAAATGACTGTGCATTTGGGTTTCTTTCGGCTTTGttcatattgtgatccaaattcatttaTTGGATTCCGAGTTATTCTTATagagagaattccttatttgacactaCTTAAAGTTTCAGTTTCTTATTTGGACCTGGAAAACCTTTTCTTCCCTATTTGACATCTAAACTTTGTTTTCTTCCCTATATGACACTGCCGTCAATTTTGTTAACTACATCCGTTACCATTGTTTTTCTTGGACCATTATACCCTTGCCTCAGTTGACATAAACGAAACtaggaaaaaaagaaaaacgcTTGCGGTAGGCCGTGACCAATTCGGTGCAGAAATTGTCGTCCCGCGCGGCTAAACTAGCTACTTAATCTCCGCATGCGTAGCTAGTTTAGATTATGCTTTTTTCAAGCTAGCTCCGATCTACTTTctcttgctttttttttttgcttcatgCACATGCACGCGCCCAGCTCTGTAGTTGCATACTTGCATACACGCGCAGCTAGCTATTAGCAGCGTTCTTTCTGTTTTAGTTCACACGTTATgcatttttttctgtttttaattGCTCTAGAATTACTGTTCCCATATATACATGCACAAGTGCAGATTAAGAACATGCTTCAATCAACTTGAGCCAACTTCTATCGAGAGTTCTCTGCCCATATCCTGCTATTTTGGCATGTAAAAAATCGGTCACATACTGAACTAGGGGCAGAAACGTCATTTTACGTTTCAAGCTAACACCGTTAGTGCTCAGAATGCACTACAGTGTCATATAGGGAAGAAAATGAAGTTTACATGTCAAATAGGGAAGAAAAACTTTTCCAGGGTTAAATAAGGAATTGAGACTTTAGGtagtgtcaaataaggaattctctcaTTCTTACAGGACTCAAGGTGCAGTGTTTGTTATTCTCCATTCATTGTTTTGGCCAGCCTATCCTACCACCCACCCAGGTTATGCTGGGGCAGAGTACTGAAAGCATTGTGCCTAGATTGCAGATATGTATTATGGTACAAGCTTAGGTTTCACTGACATTATTCTGTGTTGTAAAGTAATGAAAGATTGTCCGTTGATATCCACGAGTTCCTTTTTCACCTTGTTCCATTCAGTGTGCTTGGTTTGATGTTGCGTGGCCATCCAGTTATTCCTCTGAGACACAATCGATGCCGAACCAGTTCATAGAGTAGGGTGATGTGTTCCTTCAGAGCTTTGTGGAGCAACGATGATGCTGTATATATGCAGCAACAGCAGAGAGGCATACATTTTCTTTTTTTGCATTCGAACATGCATGCATCAAAATAGTGTCAAGGTGGGAGGTTATTATGATTCCACCTCTGGGAGAAAAGGCAGGTGTGGCATCGTCGCAATGCGTAGCTAGTTTAGATTATGCTTTTTTCAAGCTAGCTCCGATCTACTTTctcttgcttttttttttttttgcttcatgCACATGCACGCGCCAGCTCTGTAGTTGCATACTTGCATACACGCGCAGCTAGCTATTAGCAGCATTCTTTCTGTTTTAGTTCACCCGTTAtgcattttttctgtttttaattGCTCTAGAATTACTGTTCCCATATATACATGCACAAGTGCAGATTAAGAACATGCTTCAATCAACTTGAGCCAACTTCTATCGAGAGTTCTCTGCCCATATCCTGCTATTTTGGCATGTAAAAAATTGGTCACATACTGAACTAGGGGCAGAAACGTCATTTTACGTTTCAAGCTAACACCGTTAGTGCTCAGAATGCACTACAGTGTCATATAGGGAAGAAAATGAAGTTTACATGTCAAATAGGGAAGAAAAACTTTTCCAGGATTAAATAAGGAATTGAGACTTTAGGtagtgtcaaataaggaattctctcaTTCTTATAGGACTCAAGGTGCAGTGTTTGTTATTCTCCATTCATTGTTTTGGCCAGCCTATCCTACCACCCACCCAGGTTATGCTGGGGAACATTGTGCCTAGATTGCAGATGTGTATTATGGTACAAGCTTAGGTTTCACTGACATGATTCTTTGTTGTAAAGTAATGAAAGATTGTCCGTTGATATCCACGAGTTCCTTTTTCACCTTGTTCCATTCAGTGTGCTTGGTTTGATGTTGCGTGGACATCCAGTTATTCCTCTGAGACACAATCGATGCCGAACCAGTTCATAGAGTAGGGTGATGTGTTCCTTCAGAGCTTTGTGGAGCAACGATGATGATGTATATATGCAGCAACAGCAGAGAGGCATACATTTTCTTTTTTTGCATTCGAACATGCATGCATCAAAATAGTGTCAAGGTGGGAGGTTATTATGATTCCACCTCTGGGAGAAAAGGCAGGTGTGGCATCGTCGCAATACTTTGCTTCAGATTTTTTGCTTCTGCTGTGTAAATTACTAGAATGATGTTCTTCATATAGTAAATTCATTCCGTCCGAGAACGTGTAGAAACTTGATGGGTCCAGTTATTCTGAGAATCTGAGGCTGTTTTTTCTGTTCCGAAACCACTAACAAATTGGTTGATGTTGTTCGGCTTATTGTTGTTTTTCAGGCAATACAGGAAACATTTGTTTATGTgatatataaaatatataatgccTATGTGCACGCATGTATCTGTTCAGCTCTGGTTgcttttttttttagaaacacagtaTAAATGTAGATgctcacatacacgcgtatacactcacccctatgatcgTACACACGTACACCCTATCCTTATAGCACCTCTGGAAGACTGAACCGACGGATCAAATCTTGAAATTGATGAAGTCACCACAATTGTGTCGCTAACGATGGGAATGTTGCCTcctactgaatgaatattccattTTTATGAGGCACACATATGTTAAACCTAAAGTTTAAATTCTGGTGGGCTAAAGATACAACCATCCTCCTAGACactcaacctcaggttggttctctggTTGCTTTTTTTTTGTAGCTTCGAGTGCTTGCTTTCATGCAATATCTGTATTATTGCTTTGGTTTGATTCAGTAGCTTTGAGTACTTGCTTTGTAAAAGATATTAAAAGcagaagtgcactccaccatattTTGGAGCGATTTGTTTCCATGGTGTGGATAAACTGAAGCAAACCAAGAGATGCCTCATGTGATTCCCTAAAAAAAATGCCTCATGTGATTTTGTAAAAAGAAATGGCTATTTTCTCATGGAACCGGATATTCATGCGGAGGCAGATAGAGCAAATTCCTTTTCTTTGCCATCCACCGACTTTCACCAACAGATATGCCGCAACATATAATTGATTTTCAATGACATTTGGATTTTATCGACTTTCGAACTGATTGTTTATTTGATTCAGTGTGTCACTGtagaccgtagcaacgcacggacaAATTTACTAGTAACTAATCAAAAGAAGCAGGCTGAACATTTAAGAGCAAGTAGAGtccagtcagctgactataagacattaaataatatattttagatgagttggaggagagagaagaggagagagaagggagatgggctactatgcaatagccagctcttgcacgtgctcttaggcactttgtgagagtgaaaggtgggccatATGTTAATAAAGTGCTtcattcttatagccaactattatacatgttagctataagatgactacaaatgatatatcatcttgttatagccagcagttggctatactattggaattgctctaagaCCTACTatatgctctctctctctcctaaACTAGGATGCATATTAGTTTTAGTTAAAGTTAAAATTTTATAAATTTTGTTTAAATATATAGAAAATTATAATAACATCTAGAACACTATCTTAatattattaaaataattataaaATATATGTTTATATTATATGCGTTTGTTATTGTAAAGTTTATATGTTTTCATTGAACAAACTATATAAAGTTTGACTTTAATTGACATAATATGCATCCTAAATTAGAAAGAAAGAAATATTGTAATAAAAAAATTGTAGCAtaaatgttttcacggagtggaaGAGTCCAGGCTGACCACTCCCAAATATTCTACTCCGAGTTCCGAGTTCCGAGAAGTATCTGCCCATGCCCGCACGAGTTCCGAGTTCCGAGGTCATTTAACGAGTCCTGACTACAGGTTTTTTAATTTGGTCGCTTCTCACGAGGTTGAGGCTTTTACATCCACGGGGTTGTGCCAAGCGAAGGAATCGGCCGAGCAACTGAAAGTCTGAAACGCAAGCACTGCTGCACAGATGGGTGGTGCTActgccttcttcttcctcttgctgccCCTCTGGGTTCAGGATGCAACTGCGGCTGATCTTGTCTTAACAAGAAGTGATTTCCCACGGGACTTTGTCTTTGGAGCTGGAACCTCAGCATATCAAGTAAGTAATCCTTTTTTAAGGAATCAAGTAAGTAATCTATTTTGTTTGTGCAGACAGTTCTGGCGTGTATACTGTTTAGTTCATCAAGTGACGTCGTTAATGTAATACAGTTTCCTCGCCCTACTGGATTTTGATGTTTCTTTTGCACGCAGTATGAGGGTGCTGTTGATGAGGATGGCAGGAGCCCAAGCATTTGGGACACTTTCACTCACGCTGGTTAGTTTCTGCCTGCTTTTCCTGCGCTGCAATGTCGGATACCATTTTGTGTTAGCATGGGAGTATGCATATTTTTGTGGATACTTGCATCTTTATATCTCAAATGCCTACGAATCAGAACTTTGAGCAATCTGTGAGCAGTTTTCCTGTTGCATTTTGTTCGTATTTGAGATTAGTTTCCTCTCGGCACAACAATTCCACACTCCGTTGCTGAAGCATAACTACATTTGGCCAAGAGCAGAACTGCATGTGGTTGGCCAAGAATTCGTTCGCTGTGGTTAGGTTCAAGTCGGTAATTTTGATGATTCGACTTGCGCTTGCAGGCAAAATCGCAGACAAAAGCACAGGAGATGTTGCTGCAGATGGGTACCACAAATACATGGTAAATAATATGGGGCCTTGCAAAATCTTCAGTACCTTTTAGTAGTTCTCAAAGGAATTTGTCTTATCTGATTTTGCAGGAGGATGTCATGCTCATGTACGAGACAGGCCTAGAGGCCTACAGGTTCTCCATCTCCTGGTCAAGGCTTATTCCAAGTATACAAATTCTGCACAACCTTTCATCCACAAAACCACTATACTTACtctgtccacaaataagtgtacttcaAGCTTTTGTCCTAAGTAACTTATTAAAACTTGGCCAACTTTATAGGGCAAATTGTAGCAGCATTTATGAAATTAAATTAGTATCATTAGGTCTGTTTGACGTCATATATGTTGTTACTCTTTTTCATAAAATTGGACAAATTTTGAAAAGATTTAACTTAGGACAAAAGATAGAAATAAACTTATTCGTGGACAGGGGGAACAGTTTTCTAATTTATCTCATCGTTTTTGGAAATTTCTGCTTTACAGATGGACGTGGGGCTGTCAATCCTAAAGGTCTAAAGTTCTACAATAACCTTATTAATGAGCTAGTGAATCATGGTATTTTTTTTTCGTAGCTTTGAGCGTTTAAGTAGTTAACTGCAATCAATTGCTAGGTTCATGCAGTAGACAAAAACTATTTCCTTTCAATAAGTCTACAGTAAAAGGTTGAAGGCATATTGATATTTGTGATATTTATACAGGAATTCAAATACACATCACACTTCACCAACTAGATCTGCCTCAAATTCTTGAAGACGAGTATGGTGGATGGCTGAGCCCTAGAATTGTGTAAGTTGATATGCAGTTTCAGTACTTGCAGTGGCAACTTTACATAACATTGACATACAACATAATGTTTGCCATATTCACCTATTCACATCTACTAAATGCAGCGAAGATTTCACAGCGTATGCAAATGTTTGCTTCCGCGAGTTTGGAGATAGGGTTGCATTCTGGACGACTGTGGATGAGCCAAACATCGCTATATATTCCTCTTATGATACTGCTCTGTTCCCCCCTGCCCGTTGCTCGGATCCATTTGGAATAACAAAGTGCACCGTTGGGGACTCTAGTGTCGAACCATACATAGCAGCTCATAATACCCTTATGGCGCATGCATCAGTTTTCAGTCTATACAGAGAAAAGTATCAAGTGAGTGAATTATCTTGTACTCAGTGTAGTTTTGGTGCCGCTTAGTTTATTAATAAACTGCGATACTCTAAGCCATCTTATTTTTTTAAGAATGCATGGAGGCACCGTTTGCATTCATATATTACACAGTAGCCACATTCTAGTTCCGGTTTTTAATAGGCATTGACAGTAGTACTTCCTGGGGAATAGTCGGCTTATTTTGCTGGCCTTGATCCCTTCAAAGCAGGGATGCACATCAACATATTTTAAGCGAATGTACATAGTAAACTCTTAGTCCGCTAGTTGATTGGGCAGTGCTCCTGCATTTTCCCTAGATAAATTATTCCGTTCTCATTGTTTCCCTGTTATGGAGCATTTTTTTAAGGTATATGCTCATAAAAACTAAAAATGAACCTTTTGTATGCAGCCCATGCAAAAAGGAGCTGTCGGCATAAATATCTTCTCCTTCTGGACTTATCCACTAACAAATTCCACGGTGGATTTAGAAGCAACTCAGAGGTGTAAACATTTCTTGTTTGGCTGGTATGATATTTTACCTCCATtttgagaactgagtgctagctcagtggctgGAGTTCAAGGTGCTGAACCCGCCCATCCTGAGTTCGAATCCTGCGCAAAGCGCGGACTCATTAGGGGTGCTATTCGTGCTGAAAAAGCACGGAGAGGTCGCATATTCTATCTAAGaacgtatagccaagggagggatcattcccccgttgataacgtattttttatatttttgcattttttACATCTTAACTGCGGTACTGGCAGGATATTAGAGCCATTGGTGTTTGGGGACTACCCAGAAGTAATGAGGAAGAATGTTGGCTCTCGCCTTCCACCCTTCACAAAAGATCAGTCTGAACTTATCAGGGGCTCTTTAGATTTTATTGGAATAAATTACTACTATTCTCTCTATGTGAATGATCGCCCTCTAGGGACAGGTGTTCGAGACTACAATGCAGACATGTCTATTTATTACAGAGGTAAGTATCCTTTTCTGGATAGTGATACGGAGTACTAGAATTGTCATTGCTCGTAGTTTTGTGGCATGTGGATTTGGAATTTGACACATTTTTTTGTTTGTCTCGGCGCATTGGGCTCACAAGCAAATAATGCAACTAAGATATGCAAAAATAGGCCGGAGTCACAAATGTTGCGCATTTCTCTGATTGAAGTGTTCAGCCATCCCTAAACATGTTCAATGTCTAGTATTATTTATCTTCAGAGCCTTGTTTTTTTAGGTCACCTAGTTACTTTTTCTGCCATAGTACTGCATCTAGGAACTGTAACTTTCTTTTaaccattttaatctcaaagtatgCTATCTGTTCACCACTTTACTAGACATATGTAACTGAAAAGTGTCGCAGTAGTGCTTTCTAACAAGTGATTTCTTTCTACGGCGCAGGTTCTCCGACAGACCCGCCAGTTGGTAAGGTAAAAGGATGTGCCAGCAATGTGTTTTGGAATAACTCCAGTTCTTGTGGCCAAGCAAtgcacatgtgttggattatatgtTCTCAAGTCTCAACTGAATCAAGAGATATGACCAAAAAAATACGCAGTTAAAACTGTTATTTTAAACAGAATCAAGAGATTAGAAAAGAAAGATGGCTTAAAAGTTAAAACTGATATTGCAAGGTTGACAATAACTATCCAGATCATCTCTTGGTCTGCAGGGTGCCCCAAAAAATGTTCCAAGTGATCCCAAAGGGTTGCAACATGTACTGGAGTACCTGAAAGAAGCCTATGGGAACCTTCCCATCTATGTGCAAGAGAATGGTAATTCTGATTTCCCGCCAGAAGTAAGCCTGTGCTAATGAATATAATTGATTCATACATCCGCCAGGTATGGGCTCTGCCGACGACAATCTATATGACACCGATAGGATCGGTTACTTGAGCAGCCACATGGAAAGCACGCTAGACGCAGTTAGGTGCGTCAAGACCAAACAAATCTAGTTGCTTCAGCATTTTACTTCCAAAACAGTGCAAGAGAGCAGCTCTGCCCGTTAACCCATTCGTTTCAGAAGAAGTAAGAGGAAGCTTGCTCGGTCTCTTGTTCTGCAGGAACGGAGCTGACGTGAGAGGCTATTTCGCCTGGTCATTCATGGATGTGTTCGAGTTCTTGAGTGGGTACCAGTCCAAGTACGGCATGTACCACGTCGACTTCGCTGACGAGAGGCGGCCACGGCGAGCCAGGCTCTCGGCTCGCTGGTACTCTGCCTTCCTGAAGAAAAAGGCTGGAACCTCTACGGTTTTGTCAAGAATGCAGCATCAGAACTCGGAGTTGGACGCCATGTCCTGATTCCTGACTCTCGTCCCGAGTACGGTGTGTGCGCGCCTAGTGGCCGCCGGTGGTTGGGAGTCGGAGATGAGGCGCGCGCCTCCGTGTATATATGCACTTGTGCTCGCCCGTGAGCAATCGAAAAAGGGAAACACTTGAATTTTAGTACTCCTTCCAATTCATATTACCTATCGATAATATATTAGCGACAATAATATGTAGGATGTCAAGGTGGGATCCCGATGGGGTCTCACTTTTAGTGTATTTTGTCTTTTCTAGTTCAAAATTTTGTGTCAAAATTTACACTAGAAAAAATAAAATGTACTGCAGGTGGTGCTTCGGTGGGATCCCGAGAATATTATGAATTGGAGGGAGTATCAAGTTTTTTTATTTACAAAATTCCCACTTGCAGTATAATaatatggattggagggagtacaaGTTTTTTATTTACAAAACTCAGCTTAACGAAGTAGAGCAATTTTTTGAAGCCGAGAATATTTTCTAAAAACTCATAAATATAAAAAAACAGTGAATATTCTTTGAAGCCATGAATGTATTTTCTTTGAAGGATGTGAACATTTTTTTCAAAACTCCTGATATGTTTTTGAGCCCACAAATAGGTTTTTTAAGCCTTGAATAATTTTTGAAACATGGTCTCTTTTTTCAAAAACTTGGATTTCTTAATGAAAACgttttcaaacaaaaataaaaaaggaaggaaAACAGAAAACACAAGAGAAAAGGAAACATAAAAAACGCAAAAGAAACTCTTAGAAAACATGCCTTATTGGGCTCAGACCATGAGCCAAACCCTTGAAGGAGAACAGCAATAGCGCCCGCGTTGAGCGGAGAATAGAATTTCGATGTAAAGTGACGACAAACAAGGAAATGGCCACCATATATATTACTGGTTGAGCATCCATATATTTTCGCGGGTCCTCAAGTTTTTGTCTTGTCGCACATATTTAATGTGAAAATTATCAGTATTGTGGAAGATATGCCCGTGAAAATATTTTTTAAATGAATAGTTCAATGGCTACACCATGCAACTAGAGGAAAGAGATATTCTTCAAGAGTGCAAGCC
Coding sequences within it:
- the LOC127344848 gene encoding beta-glucosidase 5 isoform X2, giving the protein MGGATAFFFLLLPLWVQDATAADLVLTRSDFPRDFVFGAGTSAYQYEGAVDEDGRSPSIWDTFTHAGKIADKSTGDVAADGYHKYMEDVMLMYETGLEAYRFSISWSRLIPNGRGAVNPKGIQIHITLHQLDLPQILEDEYGGWLSPRIVEDFTAYANVCFREFGDRVAFWTTVDEPNIAIYSSYDTALFPPARCSDPFGITKCTVGDSSVEPYIAAHNTLMAHASVFSLYREKYQPMQKGAVGINIFSFWTYPLTNSTVDLEATQRCKHFLFGWILEPLVFGDYPEVMRKNVGSRLPPFTKDQSELIRGSLDFIGINYYYSLYVNDRPLGTGVRDYNADMSIYYRGSPTDPPVGKGAPKNVPSDPKGLQHVLEYLKEAYGNLPIYVQENGMGSADDNLYDTDRIGYLSSHMESTLDAVRNGADVRGYFAWSFMDVFEFLSGYQSKYGMYHVDFADERRPRRARLSARWYSAFLKKKAGTSTVLSRMQHQNSELDAMS
- the LOC127344848 gene encoding beta-glucosidase 5 isoform X1, with product MGGATAFFFLLLPLWVQDATAADLVLTRSDFPRDFVFGAGTSAYQYEGAVDEDGRSPSIWDTFTHAGKIADKSTGDVAADGYHKYMEDVMLMYETGLEAYRFSISWSRLIPNGRGAVNPKGLKFYNNLINELVNHGIQIHITLHQLDLPQILEDEYGGWLSPRIVEDFTAYANVCFREFGDRVAFWTTVDEPNIAIYSSYDTALFPPARCSDPFGITKCTVGDSSVEPYIAAHNTLMAHASVFSLYREKYQPMQKGAVGINIFSFWTYPLTNSTVDLEATQRCKHFLFGWILEPLVFGDYPEVMRKNVGSRLPPFTKDQSELIRGSLDFIGINYYYSLYVNDRPLGTGVRDYNADMSIYYRGSPTDPPVGKGAPKNVPSDPKGLQHVLEYLKEAYGNLPIYVQENGMGSADDNLYDTDRIGYLSSHMESTLDAVRNGADVRGYFAWSFMDVFEFLSGYQSKYGMYHVDFADERRPRRARLSARWYSAFLKKKAGTSTVLSRMQHQNSELDAMS